In the Nerophis lumbriciformis linkage group LG18, RoL_Nlum_v2.1, whole genome shotgun sequence genome, CTTCAGTTGTGCAAATCTCTTCTGCTAGTGCCGTTAATAAGCAAAAATGGTTCCTACTGAGGAGTGACAACAATCGGAAGTGTTAGAAATTCAAGTCATAGGGAATGAAAATAAAGGGTGAGAGGAAATGTAACTGGATCTCCACAGAAATCAGCTTGAAATGAAATGAGAGCGACTACTACTCAGCAGCTGCCAGtgtaaaacaaaacacattttacgtAACAAGCGTTATGTCCCTTTTCCCGCTCGGGAGGTTTCTGATGAActgaaatgttttattaataatgGAAATTATTGCTGTATTGATGCTATGAAACTGAAgactttacacacaaaaaaaacaaaaaactaaaacaagACATGCATGGATGTAGACGACCTTGAATATGTTTGCGCAACACTCTATATATACACTTGTGTGGGGctatattatgtattatatttatttatttattatatatgtataaaatgtattttcatatatactgtgtatataatatatatatatatcagtttaTTATGATATAATAAattatcattatatataatacattttatacaatatatatatatatatatatatatatatatatatatatatatatatatatatatatatatatatatataattattatataattttaTTATATCATAATAATctgattatattatttattatctatatacacacacatacatctaaacatacacacacacaatcagtaaaggccaaaagtttggccacacctcatttcaatgcgttttcattattttcatgactatttacattgtagattgtcactaaaggcatcaaaactatgatttaacacatgtggagttatgtacttaacaactgaaaacgtgttttatattctagtttcttcaaaatagccaccctttgctgtgattactgttttgcgcactcttggcattctctcgatgagcttcaagaggtagtcacctgaaagggttttcacttcacgtgtcatagttttgatgccttcagtgacaatctacaatgtaaatagtcatgaaaataaagaaaacccattgaaatgaggtgtggccaaacttttggcctggtgggtgtgtgtgtgtgtgtgtatatataacatTATTTTTAGATGTGTTATATTCCACCGAGCATCtttgaatgtgtttgtgtacatTACTAAAATACCGTAGAAACAAACAAACTATTGCTTTAAGATGAAGGCATGTTGACAAAAAGTCATTAATGTTATTTATGATATAGATGAGGGGTGTCCCAGTACAACTTTTCACAATAGTGATATTAGAACGGAGTATCGGCCAATACCAATATTAATCCGGAATCAGCAAAAATGATACAtactttattttgtagtgtggagtgTTAGAAATGGCTTGATTAAGCTCACAACGCAGTAAGTTAACTGTTGCGGACACAATTGCtactaccgtatatatatatatgtatgtatgtatgtatatatatatatacactatataatatGCGTTTGCCTTGTATCTGTAATAAGGAATTATAATTGATACCTGTTCATAATCGACAAATATGGAGTTTTTGAccacaatattgttcaattaaggacatatGTCCAGCTTGTGTGCTATGGTGtgcttgtgtagctgctagctcctagtagcctatagcctcctactttttgtaaatgacttgactaaaatagaagactaAACTAGTGCGCTTATTGGAGCACATTCAGATGTTAGCCGGCTGTCCAGCTCTGTACAAGTAAACACACCCAAAAGTTTAGAAGCAAgccaatacttgttttttttactgatatcGGACCCCTATCCATATCATATCGGATCAGGACACTCTTAATATTAAATATTAGTTGTTTTGGTTATGATAAGGAGAGTGAGGTTCTGCCACACCACGCTTTGGAGAAAGTGCTGAAGTTGAATATTTTAGGGTACGTGAAAAAGTGTCGTCATCCTGCCATGCTTCACAGAGTTGATTAGGGAATGAAGGTGGGGGGCTGCGGTTGCAGTAGATAAGACGTACAAGAACGCACACACTTAGAAGACGGAGAAGAGCGACCCCAGCGCCAGACCTGTGGCCGCTCCCGCCAGCATGCCCATGGCAACGTCGCCGCCGTTGTCCCGCTGGCGCTCCTGAATCACCACGCGGTTGACTCCGCCTGCAGTGTAGCCGCCTAAATGGAAGACCCGCAAAAAATCCAAACATCAGATCACATTCAAATGAAGTCGTAACATTTGAAGGAAGTTTTCCTCCTCTAAAAAGTATCATGCGTGATGTGCAGCACTCTGCCTCTGTCCGGACAATAGATGGACTTTGAGGAAAGGTGTGGCAATAACCATAGAAGTGGATTTTTGTAGAGTGAAAACTGAATATGTAAAGTTTGAGTTTTTTTTCTGAAAGAGGTAACCTACTCTGGCAGGTTTTCTTCAACAAACCGGGAGTTTTTTTTATCTAGAATACTATCATTATGCAAGTATGCTAAGAAAAATATGTATAATTAGATAATGTTCATTCACGCAAGATattgggctgggcgatatatcgagttggtaagatatatcgatatatttttaaacaagatatgaattaagaaaatattgtaatatcgatataatttatttcacgttaaaatgaccaaacgctgcttatttgttgtgttccttgttctccctcactccctctcatgggctactaaacccctcccctatggcgtcacattagtgccaaaaatctgagtgcataaaaactgttatcgcgcgctgattctccacttcgtgcgcgcgcggcgCCTTTCTGCACGCTCTGTGTACTCCtgacatctctcctcgcgctgtcatgtttctttttggcactttgggggcgggtatgcttagacggcccctcctttctgattggctgtgagcatttttcatatgaccaatcattctccagcgtagcaacgttgtagccatcttacctcggacatctagcctcaatcattacattgatgtcaatggtacatgtactaattaaattaccataacttgctcgattttcgaccaatttacaaacggtttgccttgttacaaatcttattacatgtagatatgacataggatgctgtacctgttgaaattacctctttcgcttaaaaaaaaaaaagactaattgTGCAACAttgttgtgtagggtcagtgttagtcagttctctgattattttaaactgtttcagaatacattattaaaagctatttttaacatttaaaaaaaaaattctaagattatttcattaattttatggctgaatcaaaagaaattccataaattagaaaacaaatgttcaagaagaagtgaaaatataaaataatgttatggttggatgttattgctggtggaccagttctggctgaaagatgtgattatggtgtttgttgtcttattatttatttgggtcacattttgtattactctgtattgtgtttatgtggtatgaaataaccttcatcagcgcgcgacatttttttatccacttcttcctccgtaaatcttgatacatattgacgatgacccgccctgctatacttctgattggctctgagcatttttcagcatttttcgtctgaccaatcagaaagaaggggccgtctaagcatacctgcccccaaagtgccaaaaagaaacatgacagcgcgaggagagatgccaggagtacacagagagcgcgcagaacgGCGTCGCGCGGGCGCAGATatgcaccacgcgcgcgcaaaagggtgtcccGCGCgggcacgaagtggagaatcagcgcgcgataacagtttttatgcgctcggatttttggcactaatgtgacgccatactccCCTTCGTCCTTCCAAGACATGCTttcacgtataagaacatccatgattggttagtTCTTTACTATGatgaggccaatcagaggcaagatagtgcgggtcatggaaccagggagggaaatcacaacagacatcccaaatgacgacgagtgTCGTAGGAGAGAAGAGCGATTTATATGTTAAAAAACGAGTGGAAGATggaagagggattctcttctttagatgttTATTTTAGTGATGTAGACGACGtcaaggaaacccacaatgcgtctacgtgaccacatttggacaaatgtatgcgtctggataagacattcatttgagttgtttaccatgtaagcccaaatccaaactgttctcgagttgcatatttcgcacgagaaatgctgccaaaaatgtatttgcacagctatgttatttattttacgtagaaagaatatttttcaattttatttatgttatgtaattctgtgctacttaaaccgtttcttttctgtgctgttaatacccatcttgactaactgggttaataaaagtgccactgactgttttaaATTCACTTCAATGTCACTGAATTtcactcaaaaatgaatatcttcatatgtatactttcaccggaaaatatatcaagaatcgagtttaagtaaaaatatatcgagatatactttttcgtccatatcgcccaaccctacttGGGAGGATTGCAGTCTAGTTCCGTGGTGGGACATCGTCATGTGCACTgctaaaagtcagtgttcaaatacaagaaaaaaaaatacaaaaatgaggggtattttatttgaactaagcaaaattatctgccaatagaacaagaaaattcggcttgtcaagactttccaaaacaagtaaaattagctaacctcaatgaactcaaaaataccttttaaaataagtatattctcactaataacaagtgctcttttcttggttgaaaaaaaaaagagacctttttgctcaatatgttgaaaaatattcttaaattaagtaaatgctagtgccattatcttgacataatgatatgcatcatgattattttttttttatgcttgaagtaagaaattattactttaaaaaggtagttttatacttgtgagtgttgatgacacagctttgcaacagttgatattctagtttccagcatgttttactcaatataggtcaaaaaatctcagcaacaagctgtaatatcttactgagatcatttaggaccaaaacactctataaaataaaatctgcttagtgagaagaattatcttatcagacagaaaataagcaaatatcacccttatttatatttgagatatttaatcttacttagatttcagtttttgcagtgtgtgcgcTGTTGTTACTGTAGCACAcaacacaaaaaaatcaaaactGCGACATGTCAAGATTTGATGGTCTTTGTGTGAGGGGTCTGTGATCTCTTAAGATTTAGAAAATCTACGTAGCGTACCAATCTTAAGGGTAAATTAACTCAAGACTTTAGACTTCCCCCTGTTTGCTTGGTCCACTATGACTACATCAACAATAACAACTAGAAAATGCCAGATCATTTTGTGGAAGATTTGCTGACTATACCAATGGTTCTCAAActtagtaccacctcagaaaaaacttctccaaataccaccataatgaccaacattaaaatacagtagcgtagtaggcctaagtagtccttaaaaacaaggcagaggttttatttgacaagtatatttaatatttttggccagtaGTTTGAACaggaacactgtttgaatatatataatcaagtgattctttggcaaccactagatagagcccacgTACCAATATGGGTACACGTCCTACAGACATTGAATTTATGACCAATTTTGGTTACAGCggccatgcttttttttttatctctgtcCAATCTACTCAGTACAAAATGTTAACCACAAATTGTTATTGTATGCATGTATTGTTTTGAGGTGGTGTTACTAACTGTATCTGACTATTTTACACTTGCCACATGAGAACTATGCAGTCTCCTACCTTGGTACTGATAAGGGTAGGCGACGGCGTAGGGCTGTCCGTCGGCGGCGTACACGATCTGCGATGCGTGCGGACTACCTGCAGGGTATTCTCCATACTGACCCGGAGCATAGAACTGGTGGAAAGAGAACACAAACAAAGAGTGTTGGTTCTTCCTGCATGTCCCATTTGTTAAATTCTTTTAACGCCTCTTTACCGGAGGTGGCGGCGCGTATTCCGAGTAAGGCGGCGGCGAGGAGGCCATCACTTCTGGCGTGAAGCCCACCTGGGGAGTTGCAACCATCTAAATGGGGGGAGGATTTTACAACTTTTAGGAACACATTTGGGAAAGTTGTTTTCATTTTCATGCAGTCTCACCATATTAACTCTAGCATCCTGCAGCGCCATGGTCCATGCCCTGCAGCAGAAAGAACACAAATACTGCAATGCAGGGGATCCACTTTTTTGGTTATTGTCACACTTCCTCAAAGTCGattaatatgtacacatttatgtatgtatagtaCAGGCCTAAAGttgggacacaccttctcattcaatgggttttctttattttcatgaccaattacattgtagattgtccttggaggcatcaaaactatgaatgaacacatgtggagttatgtacttaacaaaaaaaggtaaaataactgaaaacatgttttatattctagtttcttcaaaatagccaccctttgctctgattactgctttgcacactcttggcattctctcgatgagcttcaagaggtagtcacctgaaagggttttcacttcacaggtgtcatagttttgatgccttcagtgacaatctacagtgtaaatagttatgaaaataaagaaaacacattgaaatgagaaaacttttggcctgaactgtatatacattttaataaCGCAAATTGATTTATAGATACAAAAAgtccttatgtatatatatatatgtatgtatatatatatatatatatatatatatatatatatatatatatatatatatatatatatatatatatatatatatatataatgtatatgtataatatatgtatatgtatgtgtgtgtatgtatatgtgtatatatgtatgtatatatatgtatatatttatatgtgtatatatatatatatatatatgtatgtgtatatatatatgcatatatatacacacacatatacatatatgcatatatatatatgtgtatatatatatgtatatatgcatatatatatatgcgtatatatgtgtatatatatacgcatatatatatatatatatgtatgtatatatatgcatatatgtatatgtatatgtgtgtatgtatatgaatgtgtatatgtgtatatatgtatatgtgtatatatatatgtgtatatatatatatatgtatatgtgtatatgtgtgtatatatatgcatatatatatatatacacacatatacatatatgcatatatatatgtgtatatatgtatgtgtatatatatgtatatgcatatatgtatatgtgtatatatatatatatgtgtgtgtgtgtatatatatatgtgtgtgtgtgtgtatatatatgtatatgcatatgtatatatatatatatacaggtaaaagccagtaaattagaatattttgaaaaacttgatttatttcagtaattgcattcaaaaggtgtaacttgtacattatatttattcattgcacacagactgatgcattcaaatgtttatttcttttaattttgatgattttaagtggcaacaaatgaaaatccaaaattccgtgtgtcacaaaattagaatattacttaaggctaatacaaaaaagggatttttagaaatgttggc is a window encoding:
- the plekhb2 gene encoding pleckstrin homology domain-containing family B member 2, translating into MAMVKSGWLHRQSTILRRWKKNWFDLWADGRLVFYNDQQRRDMEDDIHMKVDCINIRGSTACQELNPPEGKTRDALLQIVCRDGRVISLCADSADDALAWTMALQDARVNMMVATPQVGFTPEVMASSPPPYSEYAPPPPFYAPGQYGEYPAGSPHASQIVYAADGQPYAVAYPYQYQGGYTAGGVNRVVIQERQRDNGGDVAMGMLAGAATGLALGSLFSVF